The Coffea arabica cultivar ET-39 chromosome 3c, Coffea Arabica ET-39 HiFi, whole genome shotgun sequence genome contains a region encoding:
- the LOC113737614 gene encoding uncharacterized protein, with protein MDRSWMSIKNYLDPKYLDGVDEFIKFAFLGKDPNCKLPCPCKVCNNFEDQTKEVMANHLCRGIVDSYTRWIFHGEGFESDDENDDIEINDNDSDFDSMEKLLNDVGVANFDESWRHSPELDTGACTEKEGEASRFLRLLSEAEKSLYPGCEKYSKLLFIVHILHLKTMNRWTCKSTDMVLKFLHQVFPTALIPSSYYQVKNFIRELGLKCEKIHVCENDCALFWNENKGLDHCPNEKCKAPRYKSPNSKIPRKVLHYFPLQPRLQRLFVNKEIARDMRWHKERRVDNENMMRHPADSLAWKDFDRNHKSFAENPRNVRLGLASDGFNPFGTMSNSYSIWPVILVPYNLPPWKCLKDPFFFLSMIIPGPKAPGNDIDIFFRPLVDELKELFATGVETYDAFREEKFMLRAALLWTINDFPAYGYLSGWSTKGYKACPVCLDETTSLYLNNGHKCCYMDIAVFCLLIINGVEKKSNLMEKENIDSLLGPYQAREDLKEMGLREELHLQLGGGASKVMPPACYTLSRLEKKNFCQFLSTINFPDGFASNIPRCVKTKECQLLGMKSHDYYVFIQRLLPLATRGMLSKDVMYTHARGECTDELLSLARGPDFRVNTFAGCNVNGFRFHIKARERERKTQNSGVMVKGEHADKETYFYGIITDIVEVEYSFTQNRVVVFKCDWWDLRNNSGIKVDKQSNITSINMSKTWYSDQPFILASQAEQVFYLQDTKLGGNWHVVELVSPRSSYDVPEKHEDDLVDNEEAYQEEYHEDLIGVQENLELVSLKRGDVQTEERIEAGAMFFIELSASRARQLDDNFIDNDEEIEQQFNSEDENEQFVQIDDYESD; from the exons ATGGATAGGAGTTGGATGTCTATTAAGAACTACCTAGACCCCAAGTATTTAGATGGAGTtgatgaatttattaagtttgCTTTTCTAGGCAAGGATCCTAATTGTAAACTGCCATGTCCTTGCAAAGTATGCAATAATTTTGAGGATCAAACTAAGGAAGTCATGGCCAATCACTTGTGTCGAGGAATTGTTGATAGTTATACTAGGTGGATATTTCATGGCGAAGGGTTTGAATCTGATGATGAGAATGATGACATAGAAATAAATGACAACGATAGTGACTTTGACAGTATGGAGAAGCTGTTAAATGATGTAGGAGTTGCTAACTTTGATGAGAGTTGGAGACATTCACCGGAACTTGATACGGGTGCTTGTACCGAGAAAGAAGGAGAAGCAAGTAGGTTTCTCAGATTATTATCAGAGGCTGAAAAATCTCTATACCCGGGCTGTGAAAAGTATTCAAAACTCTTGTTTATTGTCCATATCCTCCACTTGAAAACAATGAATCGGTGGACTTGTAAATCTACTGATATGGTGCTGAAGTTCTTGCATCAAGTATTTCCTACAGCTTTGATTCCCAGTTCATATTACCAGGTAAAAAATTTCATCCGTGAGTTGGGGCTGAAGTGTGAAAAGATCCACGTTTGTGAAAATGATTGCGCACTTTTTTggaatgaaaataaaggccttGATCATTGTCCAAATGAAAAATGTAAAGCACCGCGGTATAAATCTCCAAATTCCAAAATACCTAGAAAGGTGTTGCATTATTTTCCATTACAACCAAGGCTGCAAAGACTATTTGTGAACAAAGAGATTGCTCGGGATATGAGGTGGCATAAGGAGAGACGTGTAGATAATGAGAACATGATGCGACACCCTGCTGATTCATTAGCTTGGAAAGATTTTGATAGAAATCACAAGTCCTTCGCTGAAAATCCTAGAAATGTGAGGCTAGGACTTGCTAGTGATGGTTTTAATCCTTTTGGAACCATGAGCAATTCATACAGTATATGGCCTGTTATCCTTGTTCCTTACAATCTACCTCCTTGGAAATGCTTAAAAgatccattttttttcctatcAATGATTATTCCTGGTCCCAAAGCACCTGGAAATGACATTGACATATTCTTTAGACCACTAGTTGATGAGTTAAAAGAGTTATTTGCCACTGGTGTGGAGACATATGATGCCTTCAGGGAGGAGAAGTTTATGTTACGTGCAGCACTTTTGTGGACAATAAACGATTTTCCAGCATATGGCTATTTGTCGGGATGGAGTACAAAAGGGTACAAGGCATGTCCTGTGTGCTTAGATGAGACGACTAGTCTATATCTTAATAATGGTCACAAATGTTGTTACATGGACATCGCCGTTTTCTGCCTATTGATCATAAATGGCGTCgagaaaaaaagcaatttaatgGAGAAAGAGAACATAGACAGCCTCCTAGGACCCTATCAG GCTAGGGAGGATTTAAAAGAAATGGGATTAAGGGAAGAGTTGCATCTACAACTGGGAGGTGGCGCATCTAAAGTTATGCCACCTGCATGTTACACTTTATCACGCCTAGAGAAAAAGAATTTCTGCCAGTTTTTGAGCACTATCAATTTCCCGGATGGCTTTGCTTCAAACATTCCTCGGTGTGTGAAGACCAAGGAGTGTCAACTTTTAGGAATGAAGAGTCATGACTACTATGTGTTCATACAACGACTTCTTCCACTAGCAACTAGAGGAATGCTGTCAAAAGAT GTCATGTATACACATGCACGTGGAGAATGTACTGATGAATTGTTGTCCTTGGCTAGAGGACCTGATTTTCGAGTCAATACATTTGCTGGCTGTAATGTGAATGGATTTAGATTCCACATTAAGGCTCGGGAACGAGAAAGAAAGACACAAAATAGTGGAGTTATGGTAAAGGGGGAGCATGCTGATAAAGAAACATACTTCTATGGTATAATTACTGATATAGTTGAGGTTGAATACTCATTTACTCAAAATCGAGTAGTTGTGTTTAAATGTGATTGGTGGGACTTGAGAAATAATTCGGGAATCAAAGTAGACAAGCAGAGCAATATCACTAGCATCAACATGTCAAAAACATGGTACTCAGACCAACCTTTTATATTAGCATCCCAAGCTGAACAAGTTTTCTATCTTCAAGATACGAAGCTTGGAGGTAATTGGCATGTTGTAGAGTTAGTTAGTCCACGCTCATCTTATGATGTTCCTGAGAAGCATGAAGATGATTTGGTTGATAACGAAGAGGCTTACCAAGAAGAGTATCATGAAGATTTGATTGGTGTACAAGAAAATCTTGAGTTGGTCAGTTTGAAGAGAGGAGATGTGCAAACTGAAGAAAGGATAGAGGCTGGTGCTATGTTTTTTATAGAATTGTCAGCTAGCCGTGCAAGGCAATTGGAtgataattttattgataatGATGAGGAAATTGAGCAACAATTCAATTCTGAGGATGAAAATGAACAATTTGTACAAATTGATGACTATGAATCAGATTAA